In a genomic window of Sporosarcina trichiuri:
- a CDS encoding zinc ribbon domain-containing protein YjdM — protein MATLPNCPQCSSPYTYEDGLQYVCPECGYEFMEAGDVSDTEQLDVKDANGNPLQDGDTVTIIKDLKVKGSSALLKMGTKVKGIRLSDGDHNIDCKIPGFGAMQLKSEFVKKN, from the coding sequence ATGGCAACATTACCGAATTGTCCACAATGCAGCTCACCGTACACATACGAGGACGGTCTGCAGTACGTCTGCCCGGAATGCGGCTACGAATTTATGGAAGCCGGGGACGTATCCGATACGGAACAGCTTGACGTGAAGGATGCGAACGGCAACCCGCTGCAGGACGGAGACACGGTCACCATCATCAAGGACCTGAAAGTGAAAGGGAGCTCAGCACTGCTCAAGATGGGCACCAAAGTGAAGGGGATCCGGCTTTCGGACGGAGATCATAACATCGACTGCAAAATACCGGGGTTCGGCGCCATGCAGCTGAAGTCCGAGTTCGTGAAAAAGAACTGA
- the gdhA gene encoding NADP-specific glutamate dehydrogenase → MTKLNVSHVDVQQRSNDYVHQVYDSVKRRNPNETEFLQAAREIFDSLRPVFAQHPEYIASGILERLTEPERIVTFRVAWEDDTGKVQVNRGFRVQFSSELGPYKGGLRFHPSVNSSIMKFLAFEQIFKNALTGQPIGAGKGGADFDPKGKSDREIMRFCQSFMTELSRHIGPDIDVPAGDIGVGKREIGYLFGQYKRLKGGYEAGVLTGKDPGHGGSLGRKEATGYGTVYFTEEMLKEYGLSFKGKTVIVSGSGNVSIYAMEKAQQLGATVIACSDSSGYIKDPAGIDLACVKQLKEVENKRIQEYIKTHPDAEYFDDCSGIWSVPCDIALPCATQNELTEEDAVMLIRQGVKAVGEGANMPCTTEAITRFQDHGVLFAPAKAANAGGVAVSAMEMSQNSMRLRWTAEEVDERLHVVMRSIYDSCTDAASRFGKPGNLVMGANIAGFLRVADAMAAHGLS, encoded by the coding sequence ATGACAAAGTTGAATGTAAGCCATGTTGATGTCCAGCAGCGATCGAACGATTATGTCCACCAAGTTTACGACAGCGTGAAGCGGCGCAATCCGAACGAAACGGAGTTCCTCCAGGCGGCCCGTGAGATTTTCGACTCGCTCCGACCGGTGTTTGCCCAGCATCCGGAGTATATCGCCAGCGGAATACTGGAACGCCTGACAGAACCGGAGCGGATTGTCACGTTCCGTGTCGCCTGGGAGGATGATACCGGTAAAGTCCAGGTCAACCGGGGATTCCGGGTGCAATTCAGCAGTGAGCTCGGTCCGTACAAAGGCGGTCTGCGGTTCCATCCGTCCGTGAACAGCAGCATCATGAAATTCCTGGCATTCGAGCAGATTTTCAAGAATGCGCTCACAGGCCAGCCGATCGGTGCTGGGAAAGGCGGGGCTGATTTCGATCCCAAGGGTAAATCCGACCGGGAGATCATGCGCTTCTGTCAAAGTTTCATGACGGAACTCAGCCGTCATATCGGACCGGATATCGATGTGCCTGCTGGCGATATCGGTGTCGGCAAACGGGAGATCGGCTACTTGTTCGGGCAGTATAAACGACTGAAAGGCGGCTATGAAGCGGGTGTGCTGACCGGCAAGGACCCCGGTCACGGCGGCAGTCTCGGCCGGAAGGAGGCGACCGGATACGGCACGGTCTATTTTACGGAGGAGATGCTGAAAGAGTACGGCCTGTCTTTCAAAGGGAAGACAGTCATCGTATCGGGTTCTGGAAATGTCTCCATCTATGCGATGGAAAAAGCGCAGCAGCTCGGCGCGACCGTCATTGCATGCAGTGATTCATCAGGATATATCAAGGACCCGGCTGGTATCGATCTGGCATGTGTCAAACAGCTGAAGGAAGTGGAGAACAAACGGATACAGGAATACATCAAGACCCATCCGGATGCTGAGTATTTCGATGACTGCAGCGGTATCTGGTCCGTACCGTGCGACATTGCACTCCCATGCGCCACCCAGAACGAACTGACGGAAGAGGATGCCGTCATGCTGATCCGTCAGGGCGTGAAAGCGGTCGGCGAAGGGGCCAACATGCCGTGTACGACAGAAGCGATCACCCGGTTCCAGGATCATGGTGTGCTGTTCGCACCTGCAAAAGCTGCCAATGCCGGCGGAGTGGCGGTTTCTGCCATGGAGATGTCCCAGAACAGCATGCGGCTTCGCTGGACGGCCGAGGAAGTGGATGAACGGCTGCATGTCGTCATGCGCTCCATCTATGACAGCTGCACAGATGCCGCAAGCCGATTCGGGAAGCCGGGGAATCTCGTCATGGGTGCCAATATCGCCGGGTTTCTCCGAGTGGCGGACGCAATGGCGGCACACGGACTCAGCTGA
- a CDS encoding histidinol-phosphatase HisJ family protein: MFDYHMHTYHSADCRAEPGQMAEAAVAKGLTEICFTDHVDYDYPDPAFVFDFDKTAYRNEIEVLSERFKGVCKVKRGVEIGVQPHLLGQYEQLVQEEQFDFIICSVHTVRRSDLHSRAIFGELGAEDAFEAYYSDLYKCVKEFSAYSVLGHADLIKRYADRVPNADYRGILQDIFKTIVPKGKGIEINTSGTRYGLPSAMPSPDILKLYKQCGGEVLTIGSDAHRPEDVGYEVKKSLELARDIGFRYVAAFQAGEPEFHPISRLLG; encoded by the coding sequence ATGTTCGATTATCATATGCACACATATCATTCGGCGGACTGCCGGGCGGAACCAGGACAGATGGCGGAAGCGGCGGTTGCGAAGGGGCTCACGGAGATCTGTTTCACTGACCACGTCGATTATGACTATCCTGATCCGGCGTTCGTCTTCGATTTTGACAAAACGGCGTACCGGAACGAAATTGAGGTGCTGTCCGAACGCTTCAAGGGCGTCTGTAAAGTGAAACGGGGAGTGGAAATCGGTGTCCAGCCGCACTTGCTGGGACAGTATGAACAGCTCGTGCAGGAAGAGCAGTTCGACTTCATCATTTGCTCTGTGCATACCGTGCGCAGGAGTGATCTGCACTCCCGGGCGATTTTCGGGGAACTGGGTGCTGAGGATGCGTTCGAGGCGTATTATTCCGATCTGTACAAGTGTGTGAAGGAGTTTTCGGCATACAGTGTGCTCGGTCATGCGGACCTGATCAAGCGGTATGCGGATCGTGTGCCGAATGCCGATTATCGCGGCATCCTGCAGGATATATTCAAGACGATCGTCCCGAAAGGCAAAGGGATTGAAATCAATACATCCGGCACCCGGTATGGACTCCCTTCTGCAATGCCGAGCCCTGATATTCTGAAACTTTATAAGCAATGCGGCGGTGAGGTGCTTACGATCGGTTCCGATGCACACCGCCCGGAGGATGTCGGTTATGAAGTGAAAAAGAGTCTGGAGCTTGCCCGTGACATCGGCTTCCGGTACGTCGCGGCTTTCCAAGCCGGCGAACCGGAATTCCACCCGATCAGCCGGCTGCTCGGGTGA
- the hisG gene encoding ATP phosphoribosyltransferase: MAPLKIAVAKGRIADTARELLTEGGIGFPDVLPDERKLIITSSSGTHQLLLVKPADVPTYVEQGAADLGIAGKDTILEECKDVYEVLDLGIGGCRMVVAGFPDSTPDAVQTLKVATKYPNIAGSYFVQEGIRAEISKLHGSIELAPLAGLADVIVDIVETGATLRENGLVVLREIAQVSARVIVNKASFATRTDDVRQCLQLLEKGVGKQHEATDGLAAD, encoded by the coding sequence ATGGCACCGCTGAAAATTGCTGTCGCAAAAGGAAGGATAGCGGATACGGCAAGGGAATTGCTGACGGAGGGAGGCATCGGATTCCCGGATGTCCTCCCGGATGAACGGAAACTGATCATCACGAGCAGCAGCGGGACGCACCAGCTGCTGCTGGTCAAACCGGCAGATGTCCCGACATATGTCGAGCAGGGGGCTGCCGATCTGGGAATCGCAGGGAAAGATACCATTTTGGAAGAATGCAAAGACGTATACGAAGTGCTCGATCTCGGGATCGGCGGATGCAGGATGGTCGTTGCCGGATTTCCGGACAGCACGCCGGACGCTGTACAAACCTTGAAAGTCGCAACCAAGTATCCGAATATCGCCGGCTCTTATTTTGTGCAGGAAGGCATCCGCGCAGAGATCAGTAAACTGCATGGCTCCATTGAGCTCGCCCCCCTTGCAGGTCTTGCGGATGTCATCGTGGATATTGTGGAAACCGGCGCGACACTTCGGGAGAACGGCCTTGTGGTCCTTCGGGAAATCGCTCAGGTGAGTGCGCGTGTCATCGTCAACAAAGCGAGTTTCGCGACCCGCACAGACGACGTAAGGCAATGCCTGCAACTGCTTGAGAAAGGAGTGGGGAAGCAGCATGAGGCTACTGACGGATTGGCAGCAGATTGA
- the hisD gene encoding histidinol dehydrogenase, whose product MRLLTDWQQIEQQLERRISGHTVEDTVRAIIARVRQYGDTELLALARQYDGADLENLQVTLQEITEAVRDVPDGLMKSLTAAKMRIQRFHDQQKEESWDFRPEPGVRLGQLIRPVEAAGIYIPGGKAAYPSTVLMNVLPAKIAGVERIVMVTPPDSEGRVHPAVLAAADLCGITEIYKVGGAQAIAALAYGTETIGPVEKITGPGNAYVACAKKLVQGDVGIDMIAGPSEVCIWADEQADPAFIAADLLAQAEHDEQATACCIVETEAFGQAVIREIGRQLEVLDRKDIAGRAIAEHGWIAVLSAEDDAIRLINRLAPEHLEIMTAEPEKRLEDIRNAGAIFIGPYSPEALGDYMAGPNHTLPTNGTAKFSSPLGVYDFTKRTSIIRYEEQALRSVADEIITLARTEQLGGHAGSIAIRTKEAGL is encoded by the coding sequence ATGAGGCTACTGACGGATTGGCAGCAGATTGAACAGCAGCTGGAGCGAAGGATATCCGGGCACACCGTCGAAGACACTGTGCGCGCGATCATCGCACGTGTCAGGCAGTACGGCGATACAGAACTGCTGGCGCTTGCCAGACAATATGATGGTGCGGATCTCGAAAACCTGCAGGTCACCCTACAGGAGATCACAGAAGCCGTCCGGGATGTGCCCGACGGTCTGATGAAGTCCCTTACAGCAGCAAAAATGCGTATCCAGCGCTTTCACGATCAGCAGAAGGAAGAGAGCTGGGATTTCCGGCCGGAACCTGGCGTGCGTCTCGGCCAGCTCATCCGGCCAGTGGAAGCGGCAGGCATCTACATACCGGGCGGAAAAGCCGCGTACCCATCAACTGTGCTGATGAATGTGCTGCCCGCGAAGATTGCAGGCGTGGAACGGATTGTCATGGTCACGCCGCCGGATTCCGAAGGCCGCGTTCACCCTGCCGTGTTGGCGGCGGCCGATCTGTGCGGAATCACGGAGATCTACAAAGTCGGGGGCGCGCAGGCAATCGCCGCCCTGGCATACGGCACGGAAACGATCGGCCCGGTTGAAAAGATCACTGGGCCGGGCAATGCATATGTCGCGTGTGCGAAGAAACTCGTCCAGGGTGACGTCGGAATCGATATGATCGCCGGTCCCAGCGAAGTATGCATCTGGGCGGATGAACAGGCCGATCCCGCGTTCATCGCCGCAGATCTCCTCGCACAGGCGGAGCATGACGAACAGGCGACGGCCTGCTGCATCGTGGAGACCGAAGCTTTCGGCCAGGCGGTCATCCGTGAGATCGGAAGGCAGCTGGAAGTGCTTGACCGGAAGGACATCGCAGGCAGAGCCATAGCGGAACACGGATGGATCGCCGTCCTTTCGGCAGAGGATGATGCCATCCGCCTGATCAACCGGCTGGCTCCTGAGCATCTGGAAATCATGACTGCCGAACCTGAAAAGCGGCTGGAGGATATCCGCAATGCGGGAGCGATATTCATCGGTCCTTATTCTCCGGAAGCGCTCGGTGATTATATGGCAGGGCCGAACCATACGCTGCCGACGAATGGGACCGCGAAATTCTCCTCGCCGCTTGGCGTGTACGACTTTACGAAACGGACAAGTATCATCCGGTATGAGGAGCAGGCACTCCGTTCCGTCGCGGATGAAATCATCACACTGGCACGGACTGAACAGCTTGGCGGTCACGCCGGTTCGATTGCCATCAGAACTAAGGAGGCAGGATTATGA
- the hisB gene encoding imidazoleglycerol-phosphate dehydratase HisB: protein MRQAAIDRKTAETDISLSLKLDAEGTSDIRTGIGFLDHMLTLTAMHGRLDLGAACTGDLETDQHHSAEDVGIVLGQAFRQCLGTKEGIERYASVTIPMDESLATVSLDISGRSLLVYNVPGLKDKIGDFDTELAEEFFLAFTRHADVTLHISLHYGKNSHHMLEAVFKAFGRALRTASARTSTEGVPSTKGLL, encoded by the coding sequence ATGAGACAGGCAGCGATAGACCGGAAGACCGCGGAGACGGACATCAGCCTTTCCCTGAAACTGGACGCTGAAGGAACCAGCGATATCCGTACAGGCATTGGATTTCTCGATCACATGCTGACACTTACCGCGATGCACGGCCGTCTCGATCTGGGTGCCGCCTGCACCGGTGACCTGGAAACGGATCAGCATCACAGTGCGGAAGACGTCGGTATCGTTCTCGGGCAGGCGTTCCGCCAGTGCCTCGGCACGAAGGAAGGGATCGAACGATATGCATCCGTCACAATTCCGATGGACGAGTCGCTTGCGACTGTGTCACTCGACATCAGCGGAAGGTCACTGCTCGTCTACAACGTGCCCGGTCTCAAGGATAAGATCGGCGACTTCGATACGGAACTTGCCGAGGAGTTTTTCCTTGCATTCACACGTCATGCAGATGTCACACTGCACATCAGCCTGCACTATGGAAAAAACAGCCACCATATGCTCGAAGCGGTGTTCAAAGCGTTCGGGAGGGCGCTGCGCACCGCATCGGCCCGGACGTCAACCGAAGGGGTGCCGTCCACGAAAGGTCTACTATAA
- the hisIE gene encoding bifunctional phosphoribosyl-AMP cyclohydrolase/phosphoribosyl-ATP diphosphatase HisIE translates to MTLQELQEAKRSAGSSAVKWDENGLVPAILQDAQTKDVLTLAYMNDEALEKTIKTKETWLFSRSRQELWHKGKTSGNRQTVREIRYDCDRDAVLLLVDPMGPACHTGSASCFSGEAPGAKSQAETVLQDLADRIAARQAAPADGSYTSYLFREGLDKILKKVGEEATEVVIGAKNGNLNETANEIADLAYHVLVLMAELGLPAKNVTDILKGRKTEKE, encoded by the coding sequence GTGACCCTTCAGGAGCTGCAGGAGGCAAAACGAAGCGCCGGATCTTCTGCCGTCAAGTGGGATGAAAACGGTCTGGTGCCTGCTATCCTACAGGATGCACAAACGAAAGATGTGCTGACACTTGCCTATATGAATGACGAGGCACTCGAGAAGACGATCAAAACGAAAGAGACATGGCTGTTCAGCAGGTCCCGGCAGGAATTATGGCACAAAGGCAAGACATCCGGCAACCGGCAGACTGTCAGGGAGATCCGGTACGACTGTGACAGGGATGCGGTCCTGCTGCTGGTCGATCCGATGGGGCCGGCATGTCATACCGGTTCGGCTTCATGCTTCAGCGGGGAAGCGCCCGGCGCCAAGTCGCAGGCAGAGACTGTCCTGCAGGATCTTGCTGACCGGATTGCGGCACGACAAGCGGCCCCGGCGGATGGTTCCTACACATCCTATCTGTTTCGGGAAGGGCTGGATAAGATACTGAAGAAAGTCGGGGAAGAAGCGACAGAGGTGGTCATCGGTGCGAAAAACGGCAATCTGAATGAAACAGCAAATGAAATCGCGGACCTGGCATACCACGTATTGGTTTTGATGGCGGAACTCGGCCTGCCAGCTAAAAACGTGACAGATATCTTGAAAGGACGAAAAACGGAAAAGGAGTGA
- a CDS encoding argininosuccinate synthase — MMIKQKVVLAYSGGLDTSVAVQWLTEQGYAVVACCLDVGEGKDLEFIQQKALQVGAVESYVIDAKKEFAQEYALLALQARTLYEEKYPLISALSRPLIAKKLVEVAHKEGAVAVAHGCTGKGNDQVRFEVGIKALDPTLEVIAPVREWSWSREEEIEYAKEHNIPIPIVLDSPYSIDQNLWGRSNECGILENPWAAPPEDAYGLTSSIEDAPDQPDTIEISFDKGVPVSIDGTAYELDELILKLNDLAGKHGIGRIDHVENRLVGIKSREVYECPGAMTLIKAHKELEDITLVKETAHFKPLVSQKLSELIYNGLWFSPLRTALEAFIKETQQTVNGTVRVKLFKGHAIVEGRKSDNSLYDEKLATYTKEDAFNQEAAVGFIQLWGLPTEVHATVNKQLISVK; from the coding sequence ATGATGATAAAGCAAAAAGTGGTATTGGCATATTCAGGAGGACTTGATACATCGGTCGCTGTCCAGTGGCTGACGGAGCAGGGATACGCTGTTGTCGCGTGCTGTCTTGATGTCGGCGAAGGGAAAGATCTGGAATTCATCCAGCAGAAAGCACTCCAGGTCGGTGCAGTCGAAAGCTATGTCATCGATGCGAAAAAGGAATTTGCGCAAGAATACGCGCTGCTCGCGCTTCAGGCGCGTACGCTGTATGAAGAGAAGTATCCGCTCATCTCAGCGCTGTCCCGTCCGCTGATCGCCAAAAAGCTGGTTGAAGTGGCGCACAAGGAGGGAGCTGTCGCAGTGGCGCATGGCTGCACCGGAAAAGGGAACGACCAAGTCCGCTTCGAAGTCGGCATCAAGGCGCTCGACCCAACCCTTGAAGTGATCGCCCCTGTCCGCGAATGGAGCTGGTCGCGTGAAGAGGAGATCGAGTATGCGAAGGAACACAATATCCCGATACCTATCGTGCTGGACAGTCCGTACTCCATCGATCAGAACCTCTGGGGCCGCAGCAACGAATGCGGCATCCTCGAGAACCCGTGGGCAGCACCTCCGGAGGATGCATACGGCCTGACGTCTTCCATAGAGGACGCACCGGATCAGCCGGATACGATCGAGATTTCATTCGACAAAGGGGTGCCGGTGAGCATCGACGGAACGGCGTACGAGCTGGATGAACTGATCCTCAAGCTGAACGATCTTGCGGGGAAACATGGGATCGGACGCATCGACCACGTCGAAAACCGACTCGTCGGCATCAAGTCCCGTGAAGTGTATGAATGCCCGGGTGCGATGACACTCATCAAAGCGCATAAGGAGCTGGAGGATATCACGCTGGTCAAGGAAACGGCCCATTTCAAACCGCTCGTTTCCCAGAAGCTGAGCGAGCTCATCTACAACGGCCTGTGGTTCTCCCCGCTCCGCACAGCACTGGAAGCGTTCATCAAAGAGACGCAGCAGACGGTCAATGGCACTGTGCGCGTCAAGCTCTTCAAAGGGCACGCCATCGTCGAAGGACGCAAATCCGACAACTCGCTGTACGACGAAAAACTTGCGACCTACACGAAAGAAGACGCCTTCAACCAGGAGGCGGCCGTCGGGTTCATCCAATTGTGGGGTCTGCCGACAGAAGTGCACGCCACCGTCAACAAACAGCTCATATCGGTGAAATGA
- the hisA gene encoding 1-(5-phosphoribosyl)-5-[(5-phosphoribosylamino)methylideneamino]imidazole-4-carboxamide isomerase, translated as MILLPAIDIRQGKCVRLVQGDFGRQTVYHDSPLEMAWNWAGKGAEWLHVVDLDGAESGRSVNRELVLSLAEKIGIPIQLGGGIRSIKTIDEYLAAGIERVILGTAAIEDPRLLERAVENYGNRIAVSIDTKNGIPTTAGWTGTAAVSLEELLQRLIGTGIQTVIYTDIGKDGMLSGPNFSDLNRLRQNSTLNIIASGGVTTAEDVRRLKEDGFHGAIAGKAIYENEGRFEEMMGGLS; from the coding sequence ATGATACTGTTGCCGGCAATCGATATCCGGCAGGGAAAGTGTGTCAGGCTTGTGCAGGGAGATTTCGGGCGGCAGACCGTCTATCATGATTCGCCGCTTGAGATGGCATGGAACTGGGCCGGAAAGGGGGCGGAGTGGCTTCATGTCGTCGATCTGGATGGCGCGGAATCCGGCCGGTCCGTGAACCGGGAACTGGTTCTGTCCCTTGCGGAAAAGATCGGCATACCGATCCAGCTGGGCGGAGGCATCCGTTCTATCAAGACAATCGATGAGTATCTGGCTGCTGGCATCGAGCGTGTCATCCTTGGGACAGCAGCCATCGAGGATCCTCGTCTGCTGGAGCGTGCCGTTGAAAACTACGGAAACCGGATCGCCGTTTCGATCGATACGAAAAACGGAATACCGACGACCGCAGGCTGGACAGGGACGGCTGCTGTGTCGCTTGAGGAATTACTGCAGCGTCTCATTGGGACCGGTATCCAGACGGTCATATACACGGATATCGGTAAAGACGGCATGCTTTCAGGACCCAACTTCAGCGACCTGAACCGGCTGCGGCAGAACAGCACGCTCAATATCATCGCATCCGGCGGTGTCACGACTGCGGAGGATGTCCGCCGGCTGAAGGAAGATGGGTTTCATGGGGCAATCGCCGGCAAAGCCATTTACGAGAACGAAGGCCGTTTTGAAGAAATGATGGGAGGACTTTCATGA
- a CDS encoding ATP phosphoribosyltransferase regulatory subunit, translating to MTDLFETAAAEQAIRNVFLRTAVPKGYREVKLPMLESYETYETIQTTQERNRLLKLISRDGAIRVLRPDMTIALMKELAAGASADARDLRCWYMQPVFRQEEDKAGPSERRQAGIELFGEETVGRDAEAILLACKVMMEAGVTDFKLEIGHAGILDEAAQRMKLDENKTRQAAALLQQKNSGEMAGFIAENGVDEATGSFLKYLIGTYGSAANVSTRLGQSSMNSRTDKIFTHLKAVIGLVADQGYGHCLTIDLGMVNDMDYYSGIQFQGFSSSYGKPVLMGGRYDNVSRKFGADLPAVGFACFVDALIAGKS from the coding sequence TTGACTGATTTGTTCGAAACAGCAGCAGCAGAGCAGGCGATCCGGAACGTCTTCCTGCGGACTGCTGTACCAAAAGGGTACCGGGAAGTGAAACTGCCGATGCTGGAATCCTATGAAACCTATGAAACCATTCAAACCACACAGGAGCGGAACCGGCTGCTGAAACTGATCAGCAGGGACGGTGCCATCCGCGTGCTGCGGCCCGACATGACGATTGCCCTCATGAAAGAACTGGCGGCAGGTGCCTCAGCTGATGCGCGTGATCTGCGCTGCTGGTATATGCAGCCCGTGTTCAGGCAGGAGGAGGATAAGGCTGGCCCCTCCGAAAGAAGGCAGGCGGGCATTGAGCTGTTCGGGGAGGAGACGGTCGGGCGGGATGCGGAAGCCATCTTGCTGGCCTGCAAGGTGATGATGGAAGCAGGAGTGACGGATTTCAAGCTGGAGATTGGCCATGCCGGCATACTGGATGAAGCCGCTCAGCGGATGAAGCTGGACGAAAACAAAACAAGGCAGGCTGCGGCACTGCTCCAGCAGAAGAACAGCGGGGAGATGGCAGGGTTCATCGCCGAAAACGGAGTGGATGAGGCAACCGGCTCTTTTCTGAAATATCTTATCGGCACATACGGCAGCGCGGCAAATGTGTCCACACGACTCGGACAATCTTCCATGAACAGCCGGACAGACAAGATCTTCACCCACTTGAAAGCCGTCATCGGACTGGTGGCAGATCAGGGATACGGACACTGTCTCACCATCGACCTGGGGATGGTCAATGACATGGACTACTACTCAGGCATCCAGTTCCAGGGATTCAGCAGCTCATATGGAAAGCCGGTTTTGATGGGCGGCCGGTATGATAACGTCAGCCGCAAATTCGGAGCGGACCTGCCTGCTGTCGGTTTTGCCTGCTTTGTGGATGCTCTGATTGCAGGTAAATCATAA
- the hisC gene encoding histidinol-phosphate transaminase, whose amino-acid sequence MSDLWSEMAKRAKPYEAGEQSLRPGTVKLNTNENPYPPCPPVFKALESCLGSSLRTYPDPNSSTLRQAIARLHGVNENQVFAGNGSDEVLGFAFMAFFRTDRTIRFPEVTYSFYPAYAQLFGIPYEKTALREDFTIDEARFFGSEGGVIFPNPNAPTGIVLPLSAVRDICMNNGDRPVIVDEAYIDFGGETAISAIAEFKNLLIVRTLSKSRSLAGLRVGYAVGQEDMIEALNRVKNSFNSYPLDRLAQAAAQAAIEDESYFNETVSVIKRTRETAQETFVSLGFDVLPSSANFLFVRPPVLPAEQLYRELKDRGILVRHFKQKKTEDWLRVSIGKEEEMAQLYRELADILSAAIQT is encoded by the coding sequence ATGTCCGACCTATGGAGTGAAATGGCAAAACGCGCCAAACCGTATGAGGCAGGCGAACAATCCCTCCGTCCGGGAACCGTCAAGCTCAATACAAATGAAAATCCGTATCCGCCATGTCCTCCCGTCTTCAAAGCACTGGAATCATGCCTTGGCAGCAGCCTGCGCACATATCCGGATCCCAATTCATCAACCTTGCGTCAGGCTATCGCCCGGCTCCATGGTGTGAACGAGAACCAGGTTTTCGCCGGGAACGGATCCGACGAAGTGCTCGGGTTTGCATTCATGGCTTTCTTCCGTACGGACAGAACCATCCGCTTTCCGGAAGTGACCTACTCATTCTACCCGGCCTATGCACAGCTGTTCGGCATCCCATACGAAAAAACGGCTCTCCGGGAGGATTTCACGATCGATGAAGCCCGTTTTTTCGGATCGGAAGGCGGTGTCATCTTCCCGAATCCGAATGCGCCGACCGGCATAGTACTGCCACTGTCGGCAGTAAGAGATATTTGCATGAACAACGGAGACCGCCCCGTCATCGTCGATGAAGCGTATATCGACTTTGGAGGAGAGACTGCCATTTCCGCCATCGCTGAATTCAAAAATCTTCTCATTGTTCGAACCCTGTCGAAATCGCGATCGCTCGCCGGATTGAGGGTCGGCTATGCGGTCGGTCAGGAAGACATGATCGAAGCACTGAACCGCGTGAAAAACTCGTTCAATTCCTATCCTCTCGACCGGCTGGCACAGGCCGCCGCACAAGCCGCTATCGAAGATGAAAGCTATTTCAATGAGACCGTCTCCGTGATTAAACGGACAAGAGAAACTGCGCAAGAGACTTTCGTGTCCCTCGGATTCGATGTCCTGCCGTCGTCTGCAAACTTCCTGTTCGTCCGCCCGCCCGTCCTGCCGGCAGAACAGCTGTACCGGGAGCTGAAAGACCGCGGCATACTCGTACGCCACTTCAAACAAAAGAAGACCGAGGATTGGCTGAGGGTATCGATCGGCAAGGAAGAGGAAATGGCACAGCTATACCGCGAACTGGCGGACATATTGTCTGCAGCGATACAGACATGA